The following are from one region of the Polynucleobacter sp. MWH-CaK5 genome:
- a CDS encoding DUF167 domain-containing protein, with protein sequence MNNSLPAWISIDSDSADSFIIALHCQPGAKKTEVQGEHDGRLKLRLAAPPVEGKANEALIQWLSKKLEIRRTNIELLAGDLSRLKRVRVQGLTADQLKTILLV encoded by the coding sequence ATGAACAATTCATTACCTGCATGGATAAGTATCGATAGCGATTCTGCCGATAGCTTCATCATTGCTTTGCATTGCCAGCCAGGTGCTAAAAAAACCGAGGTTCAGGGTGAGCATGATGGAAGACTCAAACTAAGATTGGCAGCCCCACCCGTTGAAGGGAAGGCCAATGAGGCGTTGATTCAGTGGTTGTCCAAAAAGTTGGAGATTCGTCGAACCAATATTGAATTGTTGGCTGGTGACTTAAGTCGACTCAAGCGAGTCAGAGTTCAAGGACTCACGGCCGATCAGTTAAAGACCATCCTACTGGTCTAA
- a CDS encoding amidase translates to MKKAYQLSATEAAKKIQANQLSSEELLRSCIERIEDKESSTQAWVETNFKAALDRARYLDRSANQGLLHGLPFGAKDLFDTHDFPTRYGSPIYENNRPNSDAVHISLMRQAGGILLGKTVTTEFATFKGGKTKNPHNPEYTPGGSSSGSAAAVADEMIPLATGSQTAASVIRPAAFCGVVGYKPTYGKISLGGAKSLSPSLDTLGSFSRTVEDAALCVAAMSGDTELAKIDKLRKKPRIGTCLTYDGHLASADTVAAIAHAALLAEDLFKVSVPEIKLPTIFKKMSDLQGRIMWSESARSFSFEQTNHAEELSQQLRGLIKQGAAISYEQYNADLIVAEQARTSIDQLLSNEIDVIIAPSAIGEAPHGHTSTGDPIFCRVWTLMGLPCITLPLFKGPNGMPVGVQLVARRGRDRLLLSVADALLKAHQA, encoded by the coding sequence ATGAAAAAAGCATACCAACTTTCAGCCACTGAAGCTGCCAAAAAAATTCAGGCTAATCAATTAAGTTCTGAAGAACTACTTCGCTCTTGTATCGAAAGAATCGAAGACAAAGAATCTTCTACTCAAGCGTGGGTAGAAACGAATTTTAAAGCGGCTCTAGATAGAGCCCGTTATCTGGATCGTTCTGCCAATCAAGGTTTACTTCATGGCCTGCCATTTGGTGCCAAAGACTTATTTGACACCCATGACTTTCCAACGCGTTATGGCTCCCCTATTTACGAGAACAATCGTCCCAACAGTGATGCTGTGCACATTTCATTGATGCGACAAGCGGGTGGCATTTTGTTAGGCAAAACTGTTACCACTGAATTTGCTACTTTTAAGGGTGGCAAAACCAAAAATCCTCACAATCCTGAATACACCCCTGGTGGCTCATCCAGTGGCTCTGCTGCTGCCGTAGCCGATGAGATGATTCCGTTGGCCACAGGCAGTCAAACAGCTGCATCAGTGATCAGACCGGCTGCTTTTTGTGGCGTGGTTGGATACAAGCCCACTTATGGAAAAATCAGCTTGGGAGGCGCTAAAAGCTTGTCTCCTTCTTTAGACACTTTGGGTAGCTTTAGTCGAACGGTTGAAGATGCCGCTTTATGTGTGGCTGCGATGTCTGGTGATACTGAATTAGCCAAAATCGATAAGCTCAGAAAAAAACCTCGCATTGGCACTTGTCTGACCTACGATGGTCATTTGGCCTCTGCTGATACGGTTGCCGCCATCGCCCATGCAGCTCTTTTGGCCGAAGATCTATTCAAAGTCTCAGTCCCTGAGATCAAGCTGCCAACAATCTTTAAAAAGATGTCAGATCTGCAAGGCAGAATCATGTGGTCAGAGAGTGCTCGCAGTTTTTCTTTTGAGCAAACCAATCATGCAGAAGAGTTGAGCCAACAGTTGCGTGGCCTGATCAAACAAGGTGCTGCTATTTCTTATGAGCAATACAACGCAGACTTAATAGTGGCGGAACAAGCGCGCACGTCCATTGATCAATTATTGAGCAATGAGATTGATGTGATCATTGCACCAAGTGCGATTGGCGAAGCACCTCATGGTCACACTTCAACAGGAGACCCCATCTTCTGTCGAGTTTGGACCTTGATGGGTTTACCGTGCATCACGCTGCCATTATTCAAAGGACCCAATGGGATGCCAGTAGGTGTTCAATTGGTGGCTCGAAGAGGCAGAGATCGTCTCTTGTTATCAGTCGCTGATGCTCTACTAAAAGCCCATCAAGCTTAA
- a CDS encoding LrgB family protein: MNPNDLQIAEIWVYLSGSPLFALILTLTAYQVGSFFYQKTDRNPLANPVAIAVILVALALYLVDMPYQKYFEGAQFVHFLLGTATVSLAIPIYRGVAALKSRVFPLLIALLCGGVVSIVSAVGVATFLGADSAIIGAFYPKSVTAPIAMGVAERLGVSPTLTAVFAVITGIIGAILGSHILNLLGMKQWWQRGFAIGVAAHGIGTSRAFAVHPEAGTYASLAMGLHGILGALLIPLLKSYI; encoded by the coding sequence ATGAATCCCAATGACCTTCAGATCGCAGAAATTTGGGTCTACCTTTCTGGTAGCCCCTTATTTGCTTTGATCCTGACCTTGACTGCTTATCAAGTCGGCAGCTTCTTTTATCAAAAGACTGATCGCAATCCTTTGGCCAATCCCGTAGCAATTGCCGTTATCTTGGTGGCTCTGGCTTTGTATTTGGTAGATATGCCGTATCAGAAGTATTTTGAGGGCGCTCAGTTTGTGCACTTCTTATTGGGTACCGCAACTGTCTCACTCGCCATTCCAATTTACCGAGGTGTGGCAGCGCTCAAGTCTCGTGTGTTCCCATTATTGATTGCTTTACTGTGTGGTGGTGTTGTATCGATTGTCAGTGCTGTTGGTGTGGCGACATTCTTAGGGGCTGATAGTGCCATCATCGGTGCCTTCTATCCTAAATCAGTGACTGCACCGATTGCCATGGGTGTGGCTGAGCGCTTAGGAGTATCACCAACGCTGACCGCTGTGTTTGCAGTGATCACTGGCATCATTGGCGCCATTCTGGGCAGTCATATTCTGAACCTCTTGGGGATGAAGCAGTGGTGGCAACGTGGTTTTGCTATTGGTGTGGCAGCTCACGGCATTGGCACATCAAGAGCCTTTGCCGTTCATCCAGAAGCTGGCACTTATGCCAGTTTAGCCATGGGTCTGCACGGCATCTTGGGCGCTTTGCTCATCCCACTCTTAAAGAGTTATATCTAG
- a CDS encoding CidA/LrgA family protein, which yields MIPGLVQILLWQGLGELISHFFLPIIPGPVLGLVFLLIFLIIKGHVNPSLALVSDAFSQHLGVLFIPAAVGVILFLPQLKANAFAVISALLVSVVATIVVTAVVLRFISKKDSHESQ from the coding sequence ATTCCTGGATTAGTCCAAATACTATTGTGGCAAGGCTTGGGAGAGCTGATCTCACATTTCTTCTTGCCCATCATTCCTGGCCCTGTTTTAGGCTTGGTCTTTTTGTTGATTTTCTTGATCATCAAAGGACACGTTAATCCATCTTTGGCATTGGTCTCAGATGCATTCAGTCAGCATTTGGGCGTTTTATTTATTCCAGCCGCTGTGGGTGTGATTTTATTTTTACCTCAGCTTAAAGCCAACGCGTTTGCTGTGATTTCTGCTCTGTTGGTGAGTGTGGTGGCAACCATTGTGGTGACTGCGGTTGTCCTGCGTTTCATTTCAAAAAAGGATTCTCATGAATCCCAATGA